The following proteins come from a genomic window of Micavibrio aeruginosavorus EPB:
- the rapZ gene encoding RNase adapter RapZ: MNDSSAPTTPSSHRPTLILTGLSGAGMTSALKALEDLGYEVFDNFPLSLIDSLIQETAHDAAPVAIGIDARSRGFDPDAILAAAKRHNAELVFLWSDESTLQKRFTETRRRHPMAKDRPVSAGIKREQEWLHPLRATATHVIDTSDMSAQDLRRQLTSLFGLARGERMTVTIMSFGFKYGVPREADIVMDIRFLANPHWVKELRPQTGLDKDVGDYVRNDPAWAPFMQNFQTLIAPLLPRYQQEGKSYLTIAIGCTGGRHRSVFTTEQMHDWLEQQGYSSTTLHRDIGR; encoded by the coding sequence ATGAATGATTCATCCGCGCCCACGACGCCATCGTCCCATCGCCCCACACTGATCCTGACCGGATTGTCCGGTGCGGGCATGACCTCCGCCCTCAAGGCGCTGGAGGATCTGGGCTATGAGGTTTTTGACAACTTCCCCCTGTCGCTCATCGATTCCCTGATCCAGGAAACTGCACACGACGCAGCGCCCGTCGCCATTGGCATTGACGCGCGGTCGCGCGGGTTTGACCCGGACGCCATTCTGGCCGCCGCCAAGCGCCACAATGCGGAACTGGTGTTTTTGTGGTCGGATGAATCGACCTTGCAAAAACGCTTCACCGAAACACGCCGCCGCCACCCGATGGCCAAGGACCGCCCCGTCAGCGCCGGGATCAAGCGGGAGCAGGAATGGCTGCACCCCCTGCGCGCCACCGCCACCCATGTGATTGATACATCGGATATGTCGGCGCAGGATTTGCGCCGTCAACTGACATCCCTGTTCGGGTTGGCGCGCGGCGAACGCATGACGGTGACCATCATGTCATTCGGGTTCAAATACGGTGTGCCGCGTGAGGCGGATATCGTCATGGATATCCGCTTTCTGGCCAATCCGCATTGGGTCAAAGAATTGCGCCCGCAAACGGGACTGGATAAAGATGTCGGCGATTACGTGCGCAACGACCCGGCCTGGGCCCCGTTTATGCAGAATTTTCAAACCCTCATCGCCCCGCTGTTGCCCCGGTATCAGCAGGAGGGGAAAAGCTATCTGACCATTGCGATTGGATGCACGGGCGGACGGCATCGGTCGGTGTTCACCACCGAACAAATGCACGATTGGCTGGAACAACAGGGTTATTCCAGCACAACATTGCACCGTGATATTGGCCGGTAA